One Candidatus Paceibacterota bacterium genomic window carries:
- the rpsM gene encoding 30S ribosomal protein S13 — translation MMRISGTNIPDNKRLDVALSYLFGIGKSSAQKILKEAGVLPTAKAKDLSAEESNKIRELSEKTKIEAELRREISANIKRLKDIKCYRGSRHARNLPVRGQNTKTNSRTVRPYRGRKTMTSGRRKLEKK, via the coding sequence ATTATGCGTATTTCCGGAACAAATATACCAGATAACAAACGGCTTGACGTGGCTTTGTCGTATTTGTTCGGTATTGGCAAAAGTTCCGCCCAGAAAATTTTGAAGGAAGCGGGCGTTCTTCCAACCGCAAAAGCGAAAGATCTTTCCGCCGAAGAGTCGAATAAAATTAGAGAACTTTCTGAAAAAACAAAGATAGAAGCCGAATTAAGAAGAGAAATTTCCGCGAATATAAAACGCCTTAAGGATATAAAATGTTATCGGGGATCCAGACACGCCCGCAACCTTCCTGTTCGCGGACAAAACACGAAAACTAATTCCAGAACAGTGAGACCTTATCGCGGAAGAAAGACGATGACAAGTGGGAGAAGAAAACTTGAAAAGAAATAA
- the rpmJ gene encoding 50S ribosomal protein L36: MKVRSSVKKICKDCKSIKRRGRIFVICKNPKHKQRQG, translated from the coding sequence ATGAAAGTAAGGTCTTCAGTAAAAAAAATATGTAAAGACTGTAAATCGATCAAAAGAAGAGGTCGAATTTTTGTCATCTGCAAAAACCCGAAACACAAGCAAAGACAAGGTTAA